A stretch of Kazachstania africana CBS 2517 chromosome 7, complete genome DNA encodes these proteins:
- the FAT3 gene encoding Fat3p (similar to Saccharomyces cerevisiae YKL187C and YLR413W; ancestral locus Anc_4.285): protein MLSHNSRPFNVLLILISIVLLFATFILTIVGTAGSTSNYNPINRIYLGDADISHINVTKVLPQFDSTLKILGTNMLNQSNTVESIFHSISGIASNESSLAALLQILSTTENTDATVDSMLDLSKLLLDDSSSQMATAMLAQINQLFDASSNDTMTLLSLETLIGLELQNNSNSNVTAMTLNLLNGSSNPLDSVKNLETLNDLSTDDKENLVPVFELFQNTNNATGLMASLATVMSNGESISGSRATLLLTALQSQLASGANVSSVISSLSGLITSDERPVVNAIADILEYSTDTNTTLSILEELVSNNVTSSEYARTALTSLASIVADSSNTTNALMTVSELSNASISNSTLTTMQLASLTSLLESSNDEGTTISVLSNLQNAMTSSSTIVESVPSLFTLLSSSSDPMGTYRALVVIVGWAHDNPSEFQSTLTLLENYKNAPNKVTSEQLIEMSPDLLEFLNVATSYRIAIFNLCKANANNEILSCSKPHAVQNLDIRAIIYESLEDSDFKPFMDALDIQADDLHLEGKLLHREHEYVSAVRAILALNLLTIIFSFFLIVVLIILLFKFRIIGIISVVMAFCVALFSILSGIITAVIAEVIKSGTYEDNYGVVYKSGQNYMGLIWSGFAFAFISFFLIVWYVVRYRKMLKAEREEQEKGNYYNDVVDDVSSTELDANAAMDTSDTISSVERQKNSAAITTTNGNSNEKMNSESNYVISDSSGEDQVPNGNIV from the coding sequence ATGCTTTCCCATAATTCAAGGCCTTTCAATGTGCTTCTAATACTCATTTCTATCGTTTTACTGTTTGCGACATTCATACTCACCATTGTTGGTACAGCCGGCTCGACTTCAAATTATAATCCGATTAACAGGATTTACCTAGGTGATGCAGATATTTCACATATTAATGTGACAAAGGTCTTACCACAATTTGACTCGACCCTAAAAATCTTAGGTACCAATATGTTAAATCAAAGTAACACCGTCGAATCAATCTTCCATTCCATAAGCGGCATTGCATCGAATGAAAGTTCTTTAGCCGCACTGCTACAAATCTTATCCACAACAGAAAATACTGACGCAACGGTGGATTCAATGTTggatttatcaaaattattattagatgatTCTTCATCTCAAATGGCTACGGCCATGTTGGCTCAAATTAATCAACTATTTGATGCCTCTAGTAATGACACTATGACTTTACTTTCATTAGAAACATTAATTGGCTTAGAACTGCAAAATAACTCTAATTCAAACGTCACCGCCATGACATTGAACTTGTTGAATGGTTCCAGTAATCCACTAGATTCAGTAAAGAACCTAGAAAcattaaatgatttatcCACtgatgataaagaaaatttggtacctgtttttgaattattcCAAAATACAAACAATGCCACTGGATTAATGGCCAGTTTGGCAACTGTGATGTCTAATGGCGAATCTATTTCAGGTAGTAGAGCAACTTTGCTATTGACGGCTTTGCAGTCACAATTGGCTAGTGGCGCCAATGTATCGTCAGTTATAAGTTCGCTTTCCGGATTGATCACCAGTGATGAAAGACCAGTAGTCAATGCAATTGCTGACATCTTAGAATATTCCACAGATACTAACACTACTCTTTCTATCTTAGAAGAGTTAGTATCAAATAATGTCACTTCGTCAGAATATGCTAGGACCGCGTTAACTTCATTGGCTTCAATTGTAGCCGATTCTAGTAACACTACAAACGCTCTTATGACCGTCTCCGAACTTTCGAACGCATCAATATCAAACTCAACTTTAACTACAATGCAACTTGCCTCACTAACGAGTTTACTTGAGTcatcaaatgatgaagGTACCACAATATCAGTACTTTccaatttacaaaatgcAATGACCAGTAGCAGTACTATTGTTGAATCTGTTCCATCACTATTCACTCTACTTTCATCATCCAGCGATCCTATGGGTACTTATCGAGCTCTCGTCGTGATAGTAGGATGGGCCCATGACAATCCTAGCGAATTCCAATCCACTTTGACTTTACTAGAGAATTATAAAAATGCACCAAACAAGGTTACTTCAGAACAATTAATTGAAATGTCACCAGACttattggaatttttgaatgttGCCACCAGCTACAGAATTGCTATCTTTAATTTGTGCAAAGCTAATGCAAATAACGAAATTCTTTCATGTTCTAAGCCACATGCCGTACAGAATCTGGATATCAGAGCAATCATTTACGAGTCATTGGAGGACTCCGATTTCAAACCTTTCATGGATGCATTGGATATCCAAGCGGACGATTTACATTTGGAAGGTAAATTATTACATAGAGAACATGAATATGTGTCAGCAGTTAGAGCAATCCTGGCGCTCAATTTATTaactattattttcagtttcttccTAATCGTCGTATTGATTATacttttattcaaattcagAATTATCGGAATTATTTCCGTTGTAATGGCATTTTGTGTtgcattattttcaatattgagTGGTATAATCACTGCTGTTATTGCTGAAGTAATCAAATCAGGAACTTACGAGGATAATTATGGAGTTGTTTACAAGAGTGGACAAAATTATATGGGATTGATATGGAGTGGCTTTGCCTTTGCCTTCATTAGTTTCTTCTTAATTGTTTGGTATGTCGTTCGTTACAGAAAGATGCTCAAAGcagaaagagaagaacaagaaaaaggaaactACTATAATGATGTTGTCGACGATGTCAGTAGTACCGAACTCGATGCCAATGCTGCTATGGACACTTCAGACACTATTAGTAGCGTTGAAAGACAAAAGAACAGCGCTGCTATCACAACAACTAATGGCAACTCTAACGAAAAGATGAATTCCGAATCTAACTATGTCATCTCGGACAGTAGTGGAGAAGATCAAGTTCCAAACGGAAATATAgtttaa
- the PXA2 gene encoding ATP-binding cassette long-chain fatty acid transporter PXA2 (similar to Saccharomyces cerevisiae PXA2 (YKL188C); ancestral locus Anc_4.287), translating into MSTSSTILSFYKRHRLNILRSSYIVLLVTTILSSSAGNNNNNNNSDKRSHADAEGKNKEKDAKLNKAKHDIIHKECNVEFELEDSENEESDDNDIKVLKTKQERQKKRGSQTNQPIELKNNETIESSHINNKLKKRKDFLMKLVMTDKKCVLLFVSQAVLLVIRTVLSLRVATLDGKLVSALVKAQYLEFLKILIGQWMMLGIPASFINSLIAYTTKLCSISINRIISNHLLDKYLSSHHTFYSVAGKTTEIQDNLTLDIYTFSTNSSLLLTQLLKPTLDLILCSFKLLISKSSMMGEGTLALGLIVYLSNSVLKLIQPNFTKLTMIRSSLESWFRSLHSNLHINNEEIALLKGQSRELINLDYSFYRLVLFLNREIKARALYDLATTFIIKYTWGAAGLVLCSIPIFFNQNDDKKNDVTADFITNRRLLLTASSSFGRFVELKRNIQQLKGVRLRLNQFNELLDENLNNVPIDQPTDLIEFNDCMIKFENVPLITPANQILIPELNFELKHGDNLLIIGPNGCGKSSLFRILGGLWPVRKSFTKKTTKLIMPKRNNNNEINEPCTIFYLPQRPYMGNKATFREQIIYPDSVKQFEAKFDGNYIKGDTELTKILHLLDLDDLITENMSLALAKRPTSSSQNKTTANMTVDTREAFDLVRNWTDELSIGVQQRLAMARMYYHKPKFAVLDECTSAVSPEMEQKMYKIALSFGISVISVCHRTSLWHFHNYLLKFDGKGGYQFGKFNPVERLNNEEKLLELNSLLDQQVPLWEKKLKDLTVARKSNIIRKSESQLNLLTSKKGRDVTAKDLR; encoded by the coding sequence ATGAGCACATCTTCGACTATATTATCGTTTTACAAGCGACACAGGCTGAATATACTGAGATCATCCTATATTGTTCTGTTGGTTACAACCATATTGAGTTCAAGTGCAggaaataataataataataataatagtgaCAAAAGAAGTCATGCAGACGCTGAgggaaaaaataaagaaaaagatgcCAAGTTAAATAAGGCGAAACATGATATTATTCATAAAGAATGTAACGTTGAATTTGAGCTAGAAGActctgaaaatgaagaatctgatgataatgacattaaagttttgaaaactAAGCAAGAGAGGCAAAAGAAGAGGGGGAGTCAAACGAATCAGCCTATAGAGCTAAAAAACAATGAAACTATAGAATCTTCCCACATTAATaacaaattaaaaaagagaaaagactttttgatgaaacttGTTATGACTGATAAGAAATGTGTCTTACTGTTCGTTTCACAGGCAGTATTGTTAGTAATAAGGACTGTACTTTCTTTACGAGTGGCCACTTTGGATGGTAAGCTAGTCTCAGCTTTAGTGAAAGCACAATATTTagagtttttgaaaattctgatAGGACAATGGATGATGTTAGGTATTCCGGCAAGTTTTATCAACAGCCTTATTGCATATACGACAAAATTGTGTTCCATTTCAATCAATAGGATCATTTCCAATCATTTACTGGACAAATATCTCTCAAGTCATCATACTTTTTATTCTGTCGCAGGGAAGACAACAGAAATTCAAGATAATTTGACATTAGACATTTATACATTCTCAACAAACTCTTCTCTATTGTTGACTCAACTTTTGAAACCAACTTTAGATTTAAttctttgttcttttaAGCtgttaatttcaaaatcaagtaTGATGGGTGAAGGAACTTTGGCACTTGGTCTGATTGTGTACCTCTCAAACTCGgttttaaaattaattcaACCTAATTTTACAAAGTTAACAATGATTAGATCTTCTTTAGAAAGTTGGTTCAGATCACTACATTCCAATTTGCatattaataatgaagaaattgcaCTTTTAAAAGGTCAATCTAGAGAACTGATAAATTTGGATTATTCATTTTACCGTCTTGTCCTATTTTTAAACAGGGAAATCAAAGCAAGAGCACTTTATGACCTCGCTACAACATTTATTATCAAGTACACATGGGGTGCAGCGGGCTTAGTACTGTGTTCAATaccaatatttttcaaccaAAATGATgacaagaaaaatgatgTTACTGCGGATTTCATTACTAATAGAAGGCTACTACTCACTGCATCAAGTTCCTTTGGTAGATTCGTTGAATTGAAGAGAAATATTCAACAATTGAAGGGGGTACGGTTAAGACTCaatcaattcaatgaaCTTTTAGATGAAAACCTAAATAATGTTCCCATTGACCAGCCAACAGATTTAATAGAATTTAATGACTGCAtgattaaatttgaaaatgttcCATTAATCACACCGGCTAACCAAATTCTGATTCCTGAATTGAACTTTGAATTAAAACATGGAGATAACCTTTTAATTATTGGGCCAAACGGATGCGGTAAATCCTCATTATTCCGTATACTTGGTGGCCTATGGCCTGTCAGAAAATCATTTACTAAAAAAACTACTAAATTGATAATGCCTAAGAGgaataacaataatgaaattaatgaacCATGTACCATATTTTATTTACCTCAAAGACCATATATGGGTAATAAAGCCACTTTCCGTGAGCAAATAATTTATCCAGACTCAGttaaacaatttgaagCAAAATTTGACGGAAATTACATCAAAGGTGACACAGAATTAaccaaaattttacatttaTTGGATTTAGATGATTTAATCACTGAAAATATGTCACTTGCATTAGCTAAGAGACCCACATCCTCTTCACAAAATAAAACCACTGCAAATATGACGGTAGACACAAGGGAAGCGTTTGATCTAGTTCGAAATTGGACTGATGAATTGTCAATAGGTGTCCAACAAAGACTAGCAATGGCTAGAATGTACTATCATAAACCGAAGTTTGCGGTATTAGATGAATGCACTTCTGCAGTATCTCCAGAAATGGAACAAAAAATGTACAAAATTGCTCTAAGTTTCGGCATCTCAGTAATTTCAGTTTGTCATAGGACAAGCCTATGGCACTTTCATAattatcttttaaaatttgatggtaAAGGTGGTTACCAATTTGGTAAGTTCAATCCAGTGGAAAGATTGAACAACGAAGAGAAATTACTGGAATTAAATAGCTTATTAGATCAGCAGGTGCCTCTTTGGGAAAAGAAACTAAAAGACTTAACAGTTGctagaaaatcaaatattatacGTAAATCTGAAAGTCAACTAAACTTATTGACGTCAAAGAAGGGAAGGGACGTTACTGCGAAAGATCTGAGATAA
- the HYM1 gene encoding Hym1p (similar to Saccharomyces cerevisiae HYM1 (YKL189W); ancestral locus Anc_4.289): MFKKYKNQDLDMAFWWKKNTKTSSDYVKLISDQLSKISNSSTVDTKRKAQEECSKYLMGLKHFILSDTDPKPSAEAIDELYMAMHQSDLFYDLILHFNDLEFEARKEVMLIFSICLGYSKDNKFVTVDYFVSQPKTINLMLSTIEMALQRKSSPQDIFLVIGNMIIECIKYEQLCRIVLKDPQLWKFFEFSRLSNFEIGTISLQILSNAFTVHPKLVSREFFSAEANTEKFIASINKLIAYGSYVTKRQSTKLLASLIIIRSNNQLMNLYINSPDNLKLIMTLMTDKSKNLQMEAFNVFKVMVANPRKTKPVFDILAKNRDKLLKYFETFGIDNQDTNFLDERDFIIQQIDSLPRIISSTTDGNKGVNNTIASSSPPSNSVLGVQQQQSQH; the protein is encoded by the coding sequence atgttcaagaaatataaaaatcaaGATTTAGATATGGCTTTCTGGTGGAAAAAGAATACTAAGACATCATCTGACTATGTAAAACTAATTTCTGACCAGCTCTCGAAAATTTCGAACTCGTCTACAGTCGATACTAAACGTAAGGCGCAGGAAGAATGTTCTAAATATCTCATGGGCCTCAAGCATTTTATTCTAAGTGACACCGATCCCAAGCCAAGTGCAGAAGctattgatgaattataCATGGCTATGCATCAGTCTGATCTATTTTATGACTTAATTTTGCATTTCAACGATTTGGAATTTGAAGCAAGAAAGGAAGTGATGCTAATCTTTTCTATCTGCCTTGgatattcaaaagataataaatttgtcaCTGTAGATTACTTTGTCTCACAGCCTAAGACTATCAATTTAATGCTATCCACCATAGAAATGGCTCTACAACGGAAAAGTTCCCCACAGGATATATTCCTGGTAATAGGGAACATGATTATTGAATGTATCAAATATGAACAGCTATGTAGGATTGTTTTAAAAGATCCACAATTatggaaattttttgagttTTCAAGGCTAAGTAATTTCGAAATTGGCACCATTTCTTTACAAATCTTAAGTAACGCCTTCACTGTTCATCCTAAACTAGTTTCGAGGGAATTCTTTTCAGCTGAAGCCAATACTGAGAAATTTATTGCTTCcataaataaattaattgctTATGGAAGTTACGTCACAAAGAGACAAAGTACAAAATTACTAGCATCTTTGATCATCATTAGATCAAATAACCAACTAATGAATTTATACATTAATTCCCCAGacaatttaaaattaataatgaCATTGATGACAGATAAATCtaaaaatcttcaaatggAGGCATTCAATGTCTTCAAAGTGATGGTTGCTAACCCTAGAAAAACTAAACCAGTGTTTGATATACTGGCTAAGAATAGAGATAAATTactcaaatattttgagacTTTTGGTATTGATAATCAAGATACGAACTTTCTTGATGAAAGagatttcattattcaaCAAATAGATTCATTACCAAGAATCATCTCATCAACTACTGATGGTAATAAGGGAGTTAATAATACTATTGCATCTTCTTCACCCCCATCAAATTCCGTACTTGGGGTACAACAGCAGCAATCGCAACACTGA
- the KAFR0G03430 gene encoding uncharacterized protein (similar to Saccharomyces cerevisiae YGL117W; ancestral locus Anc_6.134) encodes MSKNEIKNKLTLELMNSIKKPISQVVDFLSEAIVIYLYTENESVSLKSIAPLLIQVKEIINSKNSKVEKYDKILNYFIGIMNKINELEEGEISKLNNLINFDNVFEPLLKSFKLLNYLLKSLDNFKIVRDMLIFEEKDTLNLIKNFIKFNERWYKRLILNSFSFKEFLLNRC; translated from the coding sequence ATGagcaaaaatgaaattaaaaataaattaactttagaattaatgaattctATCAAAAAGCCAATTAGTCAAGTGgttgattttctttctgAGGCAATTGTTATCTACCTTTACACTGAAAACGAATCTGTTTCATTGAAGAGTATAGCTCCATTGCTTATCCAGGTAAAAGAAATCATCAATagtaaaaattcaaaggtagaaaaatatgataagATACTCAATTATTTCATTGGAataatgaacaaaattaatgaattagaagaaggAGAGATTAGCAAgttgaataatttgattaatttcGATAACGTTTTTGAAccattattgaaatcgtTTAAACTGTTAAATTATCTACTAAAGTCGCttgacaatttcaaaatcgtAAGAGACATGTTAATCTTTGAGGAGAAAGATACTTTGAATctcatcaaaaatttcatcaaatttaatgaaaggTGGTATAAGAGATTAATCTTAAATTCATTCTCGTTCAAAGAGTTTTTACTGAATAGATGttaa
- the SWC5 gene encoding Swc5p (similar to Saccharomyces cerevisiae SWC5 (YBR231C); ancestral locus Anc_6.138) has translation MSEDTQREVPETIFDEEEGYNESEDEDFDPHNLENGPQDEDEDNEVDDYKEQEKKYSGIESETGGLVKTRRARAAEDAFNEKNKYETLQEGHISDAIGNIWEEMNRQSEQRLSHNGAKGSILSDTPAETTTGDMQEEQILIERSYKFAGEMVHEKKWVSRASAEGKEYLNSLKFKYDPAQEAKKVVKPTDQTKGLNLRRPLKRPPILEQIIAGALKPKLTTLEKSKLDWVTYVDKEGITEELALHNKDGYLSKQDFLNRVETHKDKQYKELRRKQLEMQFQQQK, from the coding sequence ATGAGTGAAGACACACAACGTGAGGTTCCTGAGACTATATttgacgaagaagaaggttaCAACGAGTCTGAAGACGAGGATTTTGACCCACACAACTTGGAAAATGGACCACAGGATGAGGATGAAGACAATGAAGTAGACGACTATAAAGAACAGGAGAAGAAGTATTCAGGGATTGAAAGTGAAACAGGGGGGCTTGTGAAGACTAGGAGAGCTAGAGCAGCGGAGGATGCGTTCaatgaaaagaacaaatacGAAACTTTACAGGAAGGTCATATTTCTGATGCTATAGGTAACATCTGGGAGGAAATGAACAGACAGAGTGAGCAGCGGTTGTCTCATAACGGTGCTAAGGGCTCAATCTTGTCTGACACCCCAGCGGAAACCACCACTGGAGATATGCAAGAAGAGCAGATTCTCATTGAAAGATCTTATAAATTTGCGGGAGAAATGGTCCACGAAAAGAAATGGGTTTCCAGAGCAAGTGCAGAGGGTAAGGAGTATTTGAATagtttgaaattcaaatacgACCCTGCTCAAGAGGCCAAGAAAGTAGTTAAGCCAACAGATCAGACAAAGGGATTAAATCTTCGTAGACCTTTGAAAAGACCACCAATATTGGAACAAATCATCGCGGGAGCTTTGAAACCTAAACTAACAACGCTAGAGAAATCTAAATTGGACTGGGTCACTTATGTGGACAAGGAAGGTATCACAGAAGAATTGGCGCTGCACAACAAGGACGGGTATCTTTCCAAACAAGACTTCCTCAACCGTGTAGAGACGCACAAGGACAAGCAATACAAGGAGCTCAGACGCAAGCAGTTGGAAATGCAGTTTCAACAGCAGAAGTAA
- the NSA1 gene encoding ribosome biosynthesis protein NSA1 (similar to Saccharomyces cerevisiae NSA1 (YGL111W); ancestral locus Anc_6.144), with the protein MRFLVSCSDSGSLKEVVCNQNTDTSVLAAPQPLHVESHLTQGLKNEIDQICEIAGDCMLVGRRNGALELVKTTRVPKTYEEEGEAKPIFDITNFEIIHKLDGLLNDSKLEPLFQKSKRRTKQSDSFIAISKLPNYDNDYLVSTRSGLLHIIRVKDNKELHLQITHEVKAPLEFATVFDNVKIEDKTIIAYGGEENPIKLIELNNTNEELNQIWEAKNVANDRLDMRVPVWPTGLQFLNPQQNPSDKSKLNYQFVCVTRWGHLGVYVTQHGRKPLHYIDLLPNREPLTRLAMVGNLTKLGNLNETDINNFTFVTPDTKKDIWKFNEKGRLLGKYGKGDIVGASTFVTITNNKYLLAGGLDRYLRVYNVTSCKLIAKVYVRSKVNFIKMLDDEDILIPTPAAIDKQKTKRKISEETEDDAEDLWEKLETRAKKVQKNRS; encoded by the coding sequence ATGAGATTCTTAGTTAGTTGCAGTGACAGTGGGTCACTGAAAGAGGTTGTTTGTAACCAGAACACCGACACTTCCGTCTTGGCAGCTCCGCAACCATTGCATGTAGAATCGCATTTAACTCAAGGTttaaagaatgaaattgatcaaatctGTGAAATTGCCGGTGACTGTATGCTCGTAGGCAGAAGAAATGGGGCCTTAGAGTTGGTTAAAACTACTAGAGTTCCAAAAACATACGAAGAAGAGGGTGAAGCAAAGCCTATTTTCGACATCACGAATTTCGAAATTATTCACAAATTAGATGGTCTTTTGAATGATTCCAAACTGGAACCCTTATTCCAGAAGTCTAAGAGACGGACAAAGCAAAGTGATTCATTCATCGCAATCTCTAAATTGCCAAATTACGACAACGATTATCTTGTCAGTACTCGTTCCGGTCTGTTACATATAATTCGAGTTAAAGACAATAAGGAACTTCATCTACAAATAACTCACGAAGTGAAAGCTCCTTTGGAATTTGCTACTGTTTTTGATAATGTGAAAATAGAAGATAAAACAATAATAGCATATGGTGGTGAAGAAAATCctataaaattgattgaacTAAACAACACAAACGAGGAACTAAACCAAATATGGGAAGCGAAAAACGTTGCTAATGATAGACTAGATATGAGGGTCCCAGTATGGCCAACTGGATTACAGTTTTTGAATCCACAGCAAAATCCAAGTGACAAATCGAAATTAAACTATCAATTTGTGTGCGTAACTCGTTGGGGCCATCTAGGTGTCTATGTAACGCAACATGGCAGAAAACCTCTGCATTATATTGATCTGCTTCCTAATAGGGAGCCGTTAACACGACTAGCTATGGTTGGCAATTTAACAAAACTAGGTAATCTAAATGAAACTGACATTAACAATTTCACTTTTGTCACTCCAGATACGAAGAAAGACATTTGGAAATTCAACGAGAAGGGACGCCTATTAGGTAAATATGGTAAAGGAGATATTGTCGGTGCATCTACATTCGTCACTATCACAAACAACAAATATCTGTTGGCCGGTGGTCTTGACAGATACTTACGTGTTTACAACGTTACATCCTGCAAACTCATTGCGAAGGTTTACGTCAGGTCCAAGGTCAACTTCATCAAGATGCTAGATGATGAGGATATTCTAATTCCAACGCCTGCTGCCATTGATAAGCAGAAAACTAAGAGGAAAATATCAGAAGAAACAGAAGACGATGCAGAAGACCTATGggaaaaattggaaacaAGAGCAAAGAAGGTGCAAAAGAACAGAAGCTGA